From Drosophila yakuba strain Tai18E2 chromosome 2L, Prin_Dyak_Tai18E2_2.1, whole genome shotgun sequence, one genomic window encodes:
- the LOC6528071 gene encoding metallo-beta-lactamase domain-containing protein 1 — MAYSDPAQRNQVIVLQEGYSRQEDGDETAMRANCTCTLVRCRDGTNIIVDTMTAWDGEHLRSLLVQQGLGVDDIHVVVCSHGHSDHIGCNYLFQKARMHLVGACASHHDLYMDHLDSGNPDEQLALDSNAEVVVRRSPGHTLSCVSVIVDNTQLGGRVGITGDLFERREDIEDENIWMDAGSENEKVQREERSKIAQLCEFIVPGHGPMFPVTPAMRCKLKEDAASSI; from the coding sequence ATGGCATACTCTGATCCTGCACAACGGAACCAGGTGATCGTGCTCCAGGAGGGCTACTCCCGCCAGGAAGACGGAGACGAGACCGCCATGCGGGCTAACTGCACCTGCACACTGGTCCGATGCCGAGATGGCACCAACATAATCGTGGACACCATGACGGCCTGGGATGGAGAGCACCTGCGTTCGTTGCTGGTGCAGCAAGGCCTTGGCGTCGATGACATCCACGTGGTGGTCTGCTCCCACGGACACTCTGACCACATCGGTTGCAACTACCTGTTTCAGAAGGCTCGCATGCATTTGGTCGGCGCATGTGCCTCGCATCACGACCTATACATGGACCACCTTGACAGTGGGAATCCGGACGAGCAACTGGCGCTGGACTCGAATGCCGAGGTGGTAGTGAGACGCTCGCCGGGACACACCCTCAGTTGTGTTTCCGTGATTGTGGACAACACCCAGCTGGGAGGACGCGTCGGCATCACCGGGGATCTTTTCGAGCGACGCGAGGACATCGAAGACGAGAACATTTGGATGGATGCTGGGAGCGAAAATGAGAAGGTCCAGCGTGAGGAGCGCAGTAAAATTGCACAACTGTGCGAATTTATTGTCCCAGGACATGGACCGATGTTTCCTGTCACCCCAGCAATGCGCTGTAAACTAAAAGAAGACGCCGCTTctagcatttaa
- the LOC6528070 gene encoding uncharacterized protein LOC6528070 isoform X2, with protein sequence MYLNHLPRTQCKYLQYLLQVRQLQLLRRHVNIGAKPPIQTAALLPALGHKLRKHSQLVNGDIQEKFGVAQEPDAVLARLEEAKTGDQLLDVLESCVGLQSLHVVEGISLLWRLYHEADQPSRDAITERVLLKVLPTLSPHVHQLVINDLSRCYLYLRKMHIPNSEPVVEALLTRALHLIEGQVDNEAVPLTALSRLSVGINLERDFFTPLVCRNFVPHLEHHINRCHSEEQVRLLSTCLFQLHFLIDDDLLTRFKLRLTELMQSGVVSYKTPKALLKVIHMLNIPVWSQNHTQLIRDVMLALRPCIHQIESADLKSMCRAFLHHQEPAALMEPLQKSLEKLLQDESSADALSCAVPFATPLQRDKYLHHFRELLYSEEAWLLPNASGHFFSVLRALKVSDIGLCNTYWSGVIQELESSPEEQSHLRFLKHCQRYMNFNNNLGGTYRHLELERKLSRMCMTAMEEDIAGRLPAKFARLASFVLAYGQTPLAWKKFPNFLLSKMLAMAPQLAIQDCFLLSRGMQIASELRFRQHLPSLIGMQLSTMDSILIACAERHLSDAEKDPLNASELSMIVRTLSHRKKLKNTVVYNQALAQYKSLHCKDLNSRVVRDMAYNFNASNFFVPELLESMFAYISEQHEHVTGDTVEKVLTCSYNLGYMPASVEALNHASEVLLRL encoded by the exons ATGTATCTGAACCACCTGCCGCGGACACAATGCAAGTACCTACAGTACCTGTTGCAGGTGCGTCAGCTTCAGCTCCTGCGACGTCACGTTAACATTGGCGCAAAGCCGCCCATTCAAACAGCTGCTTTGCTGCCGGCATTGGGACACAAACTGAGGAAGCACTCGCAGCTGGTGAACGGAGATATCCAGGAAAAGTTTGGCGTGGCACAGGAGCCGGATGCTGTGCTAGCCCGACTGGAGGAGGCCAAGACGGGTGACCAGCTGTTGGATGTGTTGGAGAGCTGTGTTGGCCTGCAGAGCTTGCATGTAGTGGAGGGAATCTCTTTGCTATGGAGGCTCTATCACGAAGCGGACCAGCCAAGTAGAGATGCCATCACGGAGCGCGTGCTGCTTAAAGTGCTACCAACGTTGAGCCCCCATGTACACCAACTGGTGATCAATGATCTCAGTAGGTGCTACCTGTACCTGCGCAAAATGCACATACCAAACTCGGAGCCAGTCGTAGAGGCCCTGCTGACGAGAGCTCTTCACTTAATCGAGGGACAAGTGGATAATGAAGCCGTTCCCTTGACCGCTTTGTCTCGCCTCTCGGTGGGAATCAACTTGGAACGCGACTTCTTCACTCCGCTTGTGTGTAGGAACTTTGTGCCGCACCTGGAGCATCATATAAATCGGTGCCACAGCGAGGAGCAGGTTCGCCTTCTGTCCACATGCCTCTTTCAGCTGCACTTTCTCATTGACGACGACCTGCTTACACGCTTTAAGTTGCGCTTGACTGAATTGATGCAAAGCGGCGTCGTAAGCTATAAAACTCCCAAGGCTCTTCTTAAGGTGATCCACATGCTGAATATTCCAGTGTGGTCACAGAATCATACCCAATTGATTCGGGACGTCATGTTGGCATTGCGACCTTGCATCCACCAGATAGAGTCTGCAGATCTAAAGAGCATGTGTCGTGCGTTTCTCCACCACCAAGAACCCGCCGCACTGATGGAGCCGCTCCAGAAATCGCTTGAAAAGTTGCTGCAGGATGAAAGCTCAGCTGACGCCCTGTCGTGTGCAGTTCcctttgccacgcccctgcaAAGAGACAAGTACTTGCATCATTTTAGGGAACTGCTCTACTCCGAAGAGGCCTGGCTGCTCCCCAATGCGAGCGGACACTTCTTCAGTGTACTGCGTGCATTAAAGGTCTCCGACATTGGGCTCTGCAACACATACTGGTCAGGAGTTATACAAGAGCTGGAGTCCAGTCCGGAGGAGCAGTCACACCTACGGTTCCTGAAACACTGCCAACGCTATATGAACTTTAATAACAACCTGGGAGGCACCTACCGTCACTTGGAACTGGAGCGAAAGTTAAGTCGCATGTGCATGACTGCTATGGAGGAGGACATTGCGGGAAGGCTGCCAGCGAAGTTCGCACGACTTGCATCCTTTGTGCTAGCTTACGGACAAACTCCCCTGGCCTGGAAAAAGTTTCCCAACTTTCTGTTAAGCAAAATGCTCGCCATGGCTCCCCAGCTTGCTATCCAGGATTGCTTTCTACTCAGTCGGGGCATGCAAATAGCCAGCGAACTACGCTTTCGCCAGCATCTTCCGTCACTAATTGGCATGCAGCTCTCCACTATGGACAGCATTCTCATTGCTTGTGCTGAGAGGCACTTGAGTGATGCCGAAAAGGACCCTCTGAATGCTAGCGAATTGAGCATGATTGTCAGAACACTCAGTCACCGCAAGA AGCTGAAGAACACGGTGGTTTATAACCAAGCTTTGGCACAGTACAAAAGTCTGCACTGCAAGGATCTCAATTCTCGGGTGGTTCGGGACATGGCCTACAACTTCAATGCTTCCAATTTCTTTGTTCCCGAGCTCCTGGAGTCCATGTTCGCCTACATTTCCGAACAGCACGAGCACGTTACCGGCGACACAGTGGAGAAAGTGTTGACTTGTTCGTACAATTTGGGCTACATGCCAGCATCCGTTGAGGCTTTAAACCACGCCTCCGAAGTGCTGCTAAG ACTTTGA
- the LOC6528070 gene encoding FAST kinase domain-containing protein 1, mitochondrial isoform X1, whose translation MYLNHLPRTQCKYLQYLLQVRQLQLLRRHVNIGAKPPIQTAALLPALGHKLRKHSQLVNGDIQEKFGVAQEPDAVLARLEEAKTGDQLLDVLESCVGLQSLHVVEGISLLWRLYHEADQPSRDAITERVLLKVLPTLSPHVHQLVINDLSRCYLYLRKMHIPNSEPVVEALLTRALHLIEGQVDNEAVPLTALSRLSVGINLERDFFTPLVCRNFVPHLEHHINRCHSEEQVRLLSTCLFQLHFLIDDDLLTRFKLRLTELMQSGVVSYKTPKALLKVIHMLNIPVWSQNHTQLIRDVMLALRPCIHQIESADLKSMCRAFLHHQEPAALMEPLQKSLEKLLQDESSADALSCAVPFATPLQRDKYLHHFRELLYSEEAWLLPNASGHFFSVLRALKVSDIGLCNTYWSGVIQELESSPEEQSHLRFLKHCQRYMNFNNNLGGTYRHLELERKLSRMCMTAMEEDIAGRLPAKFARLASFVLAYGQTPLAWKKFPNFLLSKMLAMAPQLAIQDCFLLSRGMQIASELRFRQHLPSLIGMQLSTMDSILIACAERHLSDAEKDPLNASELSMIVRTLSHRKKLKNTVVYNQALAQYKSLHCKDLNSRVVRDMAYNFNASNFFVPELLESMFAYISEQHEHVTGDTVEKVLTCSYNLGYMPASVEALNHASEVLLRDFDQMSGLSIVQACLALCYYKSIPEQLINQVFCVKFIQRIEDEIQVCYSKATYPERVLNLVMQLNRTVCLDFPEANVPWFQQNYIEAQISKKSVIPTESTAEVKQLLQQLLQNDNHFRCNHTTPYGYQIDFVIHFDRDRKPIPAPPVEATMLDRITKVAILLLKLDSFCENDLTALRGPESLKMRHLEMMGYKVMQINEHDWNSKYMASTAAKANYLKCLLQISH comes from the exons ATGTATCTGAACCACCTGCCGCGGACACAATGCAAGTACCTACAGTACCTGTTGCAGGTGCGTCAGCTTCAGCTCCTGCGACGTCACGTTAACATTGGCGCAAAGCCGCCCATTCAAACAGCTGCTTTGCTGCCGGCATTGGGACACAAACTGAGGAAGCACTCGCAGCTGGTGAACGGAGATATCCAGGAAAAGTTTGGCGTGGCACAGGAGCCGGATGCTGTGCTAGCCCGACTGGAGGAGGCCAAGACGGGTGACCAGCTGTTGGATGTGTTGGAGAGCTGTGTTGGCCTGCAGAGCTTGCATGTAGTGGAGGGAATCTCTTTGCTATGGAGGCTCTATCACGAAGCGGACCAGCCAAGTAGAGATGCCATCACGGAGCGCGTGCTGCTTAAAGTGCTACCAACGTTGAGCCCCCATGTACACCAACTGGTGATCAATGATCTCAGTAGGTGCTACCTGTACCTGCGCAAAATGCACATACCAAACTCGGAGCCAGTCGTAGAGGCCCTGCTGACGAGAGCTCTTCACTTAATCGAGGGACAAGTGGATAATGAAGCCGTTCCCTTGACCGCTTTGTCTCGCCTCTCGGTGGGAATCAACTTGGAACGCGACTTCTTCACTCCGCTTGTGTGTAGGAACTTTGTGCCGCACCTGGAGCATCATATAAATCGGTGCCACAGCGAGGAGCAGGTTCGCCTTCTGTCCACATGCCTCTTTCAGCTGCACTTTCTCATTGACGACGACCTGCTTACACGCTTTAAGTTGCGCTTGACTGAATTGATGCAAAGCGGCGTCGTAAGCTATAAAACTCCCAAGGCTCTTCTTAAGGTGATCCACATGCTGAATATTCCAGTGTGGTCACAGAATCATACCCAATTGATTCGGGACGTCATGTTGGCATTGCGACCTTGCATCCACCAGATAGAGTCTGCAGATCTAAAGAGCATGTGTCGTGCGTTTCTCCACCACCAAGAACCCGCCGCACTGATGGAGCCGCTCCAGAAATCGCTTGAAAAGTTGCTGCAGGATGAAAGCTCAGCTGACGCCCTGTCGTGTGCAGTTCcctttgccacgcccctgcaAAGAGACAAGTACTTGCATCATTTTAGGGAACTGCTCTACTCCGAAGAGGCCTGGCTGCTCCCCAATGCGAGCGGACACTTCTTCAGTGTACTGCGTGCATTAAAGGTCTCCGACATTGGGCTCTGCAACACATACTGGTCAGGAGTTATACAAGAGCTGGAGTCCAGTCCGGAGGAGCAGTCACACCTACGGTTCCTGAAACACTGCCAACGCTATATGAACTTTAATAACAACCTGGGAGGCACCTACCGTCACTTGGAACTGGAGCGAAAGTTAAGTCGCATGTGCATGACTGCTATGGAGGAGGACATTGCGGGAAGGCTGCCAGCGAAGTTCGCACGACTTGCATCCTTTGTGCTAGCTTACGGACAAACTCCCCTGGCCTGGAAAAAGTTTCCCAACTTTCTGTTAAGCAAAATGCTCGCCATGGCTCCCCAGCTTGCTATCCAGGATTGCTTTCTACTCAGTCGGGGCATGCAAATAGCCAGCGAACTACGCTTTCGCCAGCATCTTCCGTCACTAATTGGCATGCAGCTCTCCACTATGGACAGCATTCTCATTGCTTGTGCTGAGAGGCACTTGAGTGATGCCGAAAAGGACCCTCTGAATGCTAGCGAATTGAGCATGATTGTCAGAACACTCAGTCACCGCAAGA AGCTGAAGAACACGGTGGTTTATAACCAAGCTTTGGCACAGTACAAAAGTCTGCACTGCAAGGATCTCAATTCTCGGGTGGTTCGGGACATGGCCTACAACTTCAATGCTTCCAATTTCTTTGTTCCCGAGCTCCTGGAGTCCATGTTCGCCTACATTTCCGAACAGCACGAGCACGTTACCGGCGACACAGTGGAGAAAGTGTTGACTTGTTCGTACAATTTGGGCTACATGCCAGCATCCGTTGAGGCTTTAAACCACGCCTCCGAAGTGCTGCTAAG AGACTTTGACCAGATGAGTGGATTGTCGATTGTCCAGGCTTGTCTAGCACTGTGCTACTACAAATCAATACCTGAGCAGCTAATCAATCAAGTGTTCTGCGTGAAGTTCATTCAGCGAATCGAGGATGAAATACAGGTCTGCTACTCAAAAGCAACTTATCCAGAAAGGGTCCTTAACCTGGTTATGCAATTGAATCGCACCGTATGCCTGGACTTTCCCGAGGCCAATGTGCCCTGGTTTCAACAGAACTACATCGAGGCGCAGATCAGCAAAA AATCAGTGATACCTACTGAGTCCACAGCAGAGGTgaagcagctgctgcaacagCTTCTTCAGAATGACAACCACTTCCGCTGCAACCACACTACTCCCTATGGCTACCAAATAGACTTTGTGATACATTTCGACCGGGATAGGAAGCCCATCCCAGCTCCTCCCGTGGAAGCCACCATGCTGGATCGCATAACCAA AGTGGCAATACTCCTGCTGAAGCTCGACTCTTTTTGTGAAAACGATCTGACTGCCTTGCGGGGTCCCGAGTCTTTGAAGATGAGACATCTAGAGATGATGGGCTACAAGGTGATGCAAATCAACGAACACGACTGGAACTCCAAGTATATGGCTTCCACAGCAGCTAAGGCCAACTACCTTAAGTGCTTGTTACAAATTTCACATTAG